CAAATATTTGGTAATCCAAGAGATTTTTCTCACGGGCCACAAGAGTGTTGAGGTGGACTCTTTCCGCTTCAGCCCCCGCTTTTTTTAAAGCGTAGGCCGTTTCCAGATCACAATTCAAACCAAAACCTGTCAAAACAAGAGCTCTTACAGGGCTCATCGGGGACTCCTGCTACTCCACCGCTGAATGCTGGACTCAAAAAGATGACGAAAAACTTGCCTCGGGATGCCTGAAAAGCAGGCAGCACGCGCCTAATCCGCATCCACTTGTGTAAATTGTCTCCATGATCGTTTGAGAAGCGCGAGGGGTTCCTGAACCAGAATGCCGCCCCCCTCTCCTTTAATGACCAATTGAGGTTCTTCGGTAATCTTCCCCACGAGGGCATAGGGCAAGCCTTTAAAAAGAGACTCGAAATCCTTTTGCCGAGAGGGTGACACAGTAACCAAAAACCGCCCGCAGGATTCACTGAAGAGGATCTGGTCATCCCTGAGTTGCATCCCGCCAGTTGACGAACGGGGTACCCTGGCCAGGTCCAGTATCATTCCAAGATGACTTGCAAAGGCCACCATCGTTGCATGGACCCCCAATCCGCCACGGTAGATGCCATGACAGGAGGCCATCAGGCCGGAGGCAAGGCCCCGCTCCAGGGCCTTGTAAAGCGGCCAAAAGGCTTCGGCATTCACTTTGGGAACGTTCAGTCCCACATATCCCATGAGGTCGTAGTATTCCGAACCACCCAGTTCATTGGCTGTATTTCCCAATACATAGACGAGGTCTCCCGCTATTTTGGCTTCCATGGTGCAGCACTTCCTCACATCTGAAACGACACCCGTGGCCGTGAATTGCATGGTGGGAAGCCCCGAAATCTTGTGGCGCTCTCCGAACTCCCCCGGCAGATGTCCATCCACATACATACTGTCTTTGCCGGAAAGCAGCGGAATACCATAGGCAAGACACATGTCGCGCAGAGCCCAATTGGCCCGAACCAGTTGCGCGGCCTTGTAACGCCCGTCGGGATTTTGAACCGGGTCATACTGAATGCTGGGCCAGCAAAAGTTATCGACACCCCCGATTTCCTCCAGAACTGCTCCCACGGCGAGCAATCTGCGGACCGCCTCGTCGATGGACGCAGCGACCATATCGTAGGTATCGATGACGGAATAAGTGGGGTTGAGGGACTGAGAAACCGCCAGTCCTTTGTTGCTTTCCAATAAAGGCCGGAGCACCACTGCATCGTTGGGGACATCCCGTTCCCGCCCTGTGAGGAACTTGACAACACTGCCCCCCTGCACTTCGTGATCGTACTGACGCTGAATCCACTCGCGCGAACAGATATTGGGGCTTTCCAGAAGCGCATGCAGCAGTTTTGTGTAATCCCGGGGTTCTCCCAGAACGGGTTCCTGCAGGCCACGTGATTCCGGCGGCAGCCAATGAGCATCGAACTGCCATTGTGGAAAATCTTCGGAAAAAAAGCTGAGGTCAAGCTGGGCACACGTTCTGCCGTCATAGGCAAGCTGGAGCTTACCATCCCCTTTATAATACCCGATGACGGTGCTTTCCACTTCGTGTTTGCGTGAAAGCTCCATGAACCGATCCAGATGCGAAGGATCGACCGCCACCGTCATACGTTCCTGGGATTCGGAAATCCAGATTTCCCAGACATCCAACCCCTCGTATTTCAAGGGCACCTTATCCAGTTCGACGTAGGCCCCGCCCGCAAATTGCGCCGACTCACCTACGGAGGAAGACAACCCCCCGCCGCCGTTGTCCGTGATAAAAGTGATGAGTCCCTCGTCGCGGGCTTCCAGAAGAAAGTCGTGCATTTTTTTCTGCGTATAGGGATCCCCGATCTGTACATGACCGGCAGGCGTATTGGCGCTGTAAATTTCACTGGAAGCCGTGACGCCGTGGATCCCGTCCTTGCCGACCCGCCCCCCACTCATGATGATGCAGTCCCCGGGCCTCGGGCACTTCTGGTCGGAAGGCTCCCCAAGGATTTTTCCAGGCATGATTCCCAAGGACGCCACAAAGACCAGGCATTTTCCAAGGTAGGAGGGATGGAAGAAAAGGCTTCCGAAGGGAGTGGGAACGCCATGCTTGTTCCCTCCGTCACGGACTCCCTCCACGATTCCATCCAGAAGCCGCCGAGGATGGAGATGGGGGCGCAATGGGCCGGCATAGTCTCTAGGGCCGACACAGTATCCGTACAAACCCGCCACCAGCCGGGCCCCTTTGCCGGTCCCCATGATATCGCGGTAGATGCCCACGATGCCGGTCAGGGATCCACCGTAGGCCTCCATATTGGAAGGGCTGTTGTGGGTCTCACCGGTGATGGCATAGTTATGCTCCTCGTCGAAACGCGCCAGCCCGGCATTGTCCCACAGCACGGAAACGACCCAGTCTTTCTGTCTCTGGATGGTGAGAGTGGGAGCTTCAATGCACGTTTTGAAAAGGTTGTCCACCACCTGGCTCTCGCCCGTCGCAAGATCCCGATAGTGGAATTTCCCCCGAAAGGTATTGTGATTGCAATGGTCGCTTCTGGCCTGCGAGATGGCTTCCAATTCGACATCGGTGGGTACGGACAGTCCTACTGCCTTGCGCGCCTCGACCACTTCGGTTCGACTAAAGTAGTTTCTGATAACGGGAACATCCTGAGGATTCAAAGCGAGGTTGCGCTCGCGGCTCAGGGCCATCAAAGCTTCGTCCGAAGGAACTGGGATTTCGGCTACCGTCGGAGTATGAGCCAGTACGACCTTGGGCACGATCAACCCGATCCCCTCCTCTTCATTCCACTCGGACCGGGCATAAATGCGCCACTGCTGAATGATATCGTTGGCCAGCAGCTCGCGTGCAATCGTATCGATCTGTTCGCGCTCCAATGTATCGCCCGACAAGAGATAAAGCCTGGAGGTATATGCGGATTCACCGGACCCGGGGGAACGGCCCAGATAGTCCGAAATGGCCTCAATGGCCACACTCCCGGCCGTATCCCTTACACCGGGCCGAAAGCCGACCCATATGGCCCAATCGAAATCCTTCGCCAGGGGGCGAAAGCTCGAATCTTGCGTCACGGGATTCGTGAAGATTTCCCGGCGAACGGATTCCAGTTCATCGATGGAAAGTCCGGTATCCAGGGTGAGAATATGCACGACACGAATCCTGTCCGGATTCCAGCCGAAATAGTCCCTGATTTTGCGGCAAAGGCTCGCCCCTTCGGCATCGAAAAGATGACTTTTGAGCGTGATTTCAAGTCTTGCTACCATATGTCGTATCCAGTGCTATGCGACCAGGAACTTCACCGCAATCCCGATGAGAATGAGACCCCCTACGGTTTCCATTCGCCGGCCGAATTTTTCAGAAAGTCGGTTTCCAAGCTTCATGGCCATCCACGTCATAGCGCAGGCCACAATACCGATACAGATTGCAGAAAAGAAAAGGCTTTGTCCCATGATTCCAAGACCGATCCCCACCCCCAATGCATCGATGCTTGTGGCAACGGAGAGCATCACCAGGCTGAATCCACGCGTCGGGTCGATGCATTCGTCCCTTTTGTCGGATTCAGGCGGCTTCAGACTTTCGTAGCCCATCTTCGCACCGATGAAGAAAAGCAGAGCGAATGCCACCCAGGGCGCCCACCGGCGCATGATTCCCACCATATTCTGCCCAAGAAACCAGCCGATCACGGGCATCAAAAACTGGAACAATCCAAAGTGAAAGGAAAGGCGAAAGACCTGCCTCGGGGCGCAAAACCGCGTCCCGACCCCCATGCCCACGGCAAACGCATCACATCCCAGTGCCACCGCAACCAGAAATGTTTCGATAAACTCCAAGTCCTGTATCCTCGATTCAAATACCCGAAAAAAATTGCTTGAACACTGTGGGCACGCCTTCATCACATCTATGTATAGTAGCACTCGTACA
This region of Desulforhabdus amnigena genomic DNA includes:
- a CDS encoding manganese efflux pump MntP translates to MEFIETFLVAVALGCDAFAVGMGVGTRFCAPRQVFRLSFHFGLFQFLMPVIGWFLGQNMVGIMRRWAPWVAFALLFFIGAKMGYESLKPPESDKRDECIDPTRGFSLVMLSVATSIDALGVGIGLGIMGQSLFFSAICIGIVACAMTWMAMKLGNRLSEKFGRRMETVGGLILIGIAVKFLVA
- a CDS encoding AIR synthase-related protein; translation: MVARLEITLKSHLFDAEGASLCRKIRDYFGWNPDRIRVVHILTLDTGLSIDELESVRREIFTNPVTQDSSFRPLAKDFDWAIWVGFRPGVRDTAGSVAIEAISDYLGRSPGSGESAYTSRLYLLSGDTLEREQIDTIARELLANDIIQQWRIYARSEWNEEEGIGLIVPKVVLAHTPTVAEIPVPSDEALMALSRERNLALNPQDVPVIRNYFSRTEVVEARKAVGLSVPTDVELEAISQARSDHCNHNTFRGKFHYRDLATGESQVVDNLFKTCIEAPTLTIQRQKDWVVSVLWDNAGLARFDEEHNYAITGETHNSPSNMEAYGGSLTGIVGIYRDIMGTGKGARLVAGLYGYCVGPRDYAGPLRPHLHPRRLLDGIVEGVRDGGNKHGVPTPFGSLFFHPSYLGKCLVFVASLGIMPGKILGEPSDQKCPRPGDCIIMSGGRVGKDGIHGVTASSEIYSANTPAGHVQIGDPYTQKKMHDFLLEARDEGLITFITDNGGGGLSSSVGESAQFAGGAYVELDKVPLKYEGLDVWEIWISESQERMTVAVDPSHLDRFMELSRKHEVESTVIGYYKGDGKLQLAYDGRTCAQLDLSFFSEDFPQWQFDAHWLPPESRGLQEPVLGEPRDYTKLLHALLESPNICSREWIQRQYDHEVQGGSVVKFLTGRERDVPNDAVVLRPLLESNKGLAVSQSLNPTYSVIDTYDMVAASIDEAVRRLLAVGAVLEEIGGVDNFCWPSIQYDPVQNPDGRYKAAQLVRANWALRDMCLAYGIPLLSGKDSMYVDGHLPGEFGERHKISGLPTMQFTATGVVSDVRKCCTMEAKIAGDLVYVLGNTANELGGSEYYDLMGYVGLNVPKVNAEAFWPLYKALERGLASGLMASCHGIYRGGLGVHATMVAFASHLGMILDLARVPRSSTGGMQLRDDQILFSESCGRFLVTVSPSRQKDFESLFKGLPYALVGKITEEPQLVIKGEGGGILVQEPLALLKRSWRQFTQVDAD